CTGCCGGTGGCCCACCGCTCGTCCCACCGTCGCTGATGACCGACCGTGACACCGGCCACGTCGGTGATCGCGTTCTTGGGGCCCGCGCCGGGAAGCGAATCGATCATGTCAGCCATCCTCGTCCAACGAGGGGCGCGCACGCGAGCACCTCGGCGATCGGCGGGTTCCGGCGCGCCACGACACGCGGGACCGCCGGATTCCACTTCGAGTCGTGCTCCGCCGCGACCGCTCAGACCGCCCGGCCCCGGTTCCGTGCCGCCGGGTGCGGGGATTCCGGCCGGACCTACCCGCCCGGGCGAACCGAGCCGCCCCGTCGGCCGAGCCGGATACCTCGCGAGGCGGGGCCGCCCGCCGCACGCGCTGTTCGGGAACGGCTCGACACCGCGAGAGGCCGGGGCAACCGGCGGCCGGCCGTCCACCGAACGGGCCCCGCGGCCGACCTCAGGAGCTGAGCGCCTGGATGAGGCTCTCCTGCACCCAGGTCAACCACTGGTAGACGTAGTAGTGCTCGCGCTGCAGCTGGTCCTCGGGAGGCTCGTCGGGAACCTCCTCGGAGACCCCGAGCGCGGTGCCGAGCGCCAGCCGCACGTCGTTGAGCGCCGAGAGCCAGCTCTCGGCCTGCTCCTCGGTCAACGAGACCCTCCCACCCCGCTCGGGGCAGGTGTCCAGCACCGTGGCGGCCACGCCGCTCTTGTGCTCGATCAACTCGGGTTCGTGCAGCGACCGCAGCGCACCGGCGGTGTCGGCGCTCTCCGCCTCCGGCTCGAAGCTGTCCCGCTCGGGGCGGATGAAGTCGGGCAGCAGCCTGGCCAGCACGCTCTCCTCCGGGGGTGTGCTCGGCCCGGCGCGCATCCCGGTCAGCTCGGCGAGTTCGTCCTGCGGCGCCTGGTCGGCGCGGGCGGTGAGCATGTCCTTGATCTCGCCGACGAGCCCGCGGACCACCGCGGCCTCGTTCGGTTCGAGCTCGGTCACCAGCCTGTCGCTGTCGCGTGTCCAATCCTGCACTGGATTCGCTGCCCGTTCACGAGTCGTGCTGCATGGTGGCCCAGAGACCCGCGGCGTGCAGTTTCGCCACGTCGCCCTCCACCTTTTCCTTGGAGCCGGATGAGACCACGGCCCGGCCCTTGTTGTGCACGTCCAGCATGAGCTTGGTGGCGTGCTCCTTGCTGTAGCCGAAGATCTTCTGGAGTACGTAGGTCACGTACGACATCAGGTTGACCGGATCGTTCCAGACGATGGTCACCCAGGGACGCTCCTCGGTCGCGGCCTCCTCCGGTTCGGCCTGCGTACTTTCCACTTCGGCGGGCGTGGTCATGCTTCCATT
The nucleotide sequence above comes from Actinopolyspora erythraea. Encoded proteins:
- the clpS gene encoding ATP-dependent Clp protease adapter ClpS, with translation MTTPAEVESTQAEPEEAATEERPWVTIVWNDPVNLMSYVTYVLQKIFGYSKEHATKLMLDVHNKGRAVVSSGSKEKVEGDVAKLHAAGLWATMQHDS
- a CDS encoding DUF2017 domain-containing protein; this translates as MQDWTRDSDRLVTELEPNEAAVVRGLVGEIKDMLTARADQAPQDELAELTGMRAGPSTPPEESVLARLLPDFIRPERDSFEPEAESADTAGALRSLHEPELIEHKSGVAATVLDTCPERGGRVSLTEEQAESWLSALNDVRLALGTALGVSEEVPDEPPEDQLQREHYYVYQWLTWVQESLIQALSS